The nucleotide window CGGTGATATTCTCGATGGGTGCCTCCTTCTTGAGTCCCTTGAGGACCACCACGAGGATTGAGGCGGCTAAAGATGGCTTGATGCCCCTGGCTATCAGCTCCTCGAAGAGCTCGTCACGCTCGTCGTTCACCAGGGTTTCTGCTAAGCTTCTGTCTATCCTGTACTCCTTCACATAGCGGTCGACGCGCTCCTGCGGGAGCTCGGGCAGGTTCGCCAGTACATCGTCCTTCATCTCCGCCGTGAGAAGTATCGGCGGTATGTCCGTCTCCGGATACATCCTGGCCTTGCCCGGGAGCGGGCGCATGTACTGGGTGTTTCCATCAGGCAGGGCCCTCCTGGTCTCCTCTGGCACTCCCTCGATGGCCTCCCTCGCGCGCTGGAGAACCTCCCGGAGGGCGTTCTTTGCGGTTTCCTCCTCGGCCGCGACGAGAACGAACGCATCCTCTCCGCCGAGACCAAGTTTTTCAATAACTGCATTAACCTCTAATTCTGTAATTCCATAGTTAGGCAGTTCATCGATGTGGAAGATTCCCTTCACGTACTTCTTGGCCCTGTCCGCCATCTCGGTGCCGAGTCTCCTTCCTGGCTGTATCTCCTTGCCTATAAGCCCGCGGAACTTGGGGAGTTTTATTGCCAGGACCTTTCCGCCCCTCTTTACCGTGCGGGCGATTATCTTCGAGCCGGTGTTCTCGAATATATCCGTAACGTCGTGGAACTCCTCCCTTATGTCCTCGGGCTTGACCCCGCGCTTCCTCAGCTCCTCGCGTATTTTGAGCAGGTTCACCTGCCTCTCAATCTCGCGCTCGATGATGACGGGTATCATATCGAGCTCCTGGACACCTTTGATTTCGACCCTCGCTCCTCCCCTGATGGAGACGTTCAGGTCCTGCCTGATGGTTCCAAGACCGCGCTTGACCTTTCTCGTCGCCCTGAGCGCGTCGCCGATGTACTTGGCGACCACCTTCGCCTGCTCCGGGTGGTGTATGTCCGGGGTTGTGCTTATCTCCACCAGTGGAATGCCGAGGCGGTCGAGGCGGTAGATGACCTCCTTCTCTCCCCTCTCGACTATCCTGCACGCGTCCTCCTCAAGGCATATCGTCGGAATGCCGACGCTTCCCCAGGGGGTGTCCACCTTTCCGTTCATGGCGATTATCGCGGTTCTCTGGAAGCCGGAGACGTTGGAGCCGTCTATGACTATCTTGCGCATGAAGTGGACCTCGTCAACGGGGGTTGCGTTGAGGAGGTAGCTTATCTGGAGAGAGACCCTGAGTGCCTCCTCGTCCGGCATGTGGGGAGGCTCCTCATCCATGTAAACGAGGTCCGCCAGCCTGTAGTTGCCCTCGTAGATGTAGGTTTTTCCCTTCTTGAATTCTTCAAGCGCGGCTGGATCGATTTCACCGAGCTCGCTTATCGTCGGCCTGAGCCTGCGCTGGAAGGTGAAGTCCACCTCGTCGCTCATCTCGCTGGGAACCGGGGAGAACAGTCTCCTCGTGTCGAGCTGTCTGTGTATCTCAAGGCCCACCTTGAGGCCAAGCTCCTCGTAGTTGAACTTCCCGGTCATCTTAACACCTCCAGTGGAGTTCTCAAAAAGTCATCATCAAAGGTCGCTATCTTGTCTATCCCATAATACTCACAGGCTGATACAATCAGGGAATCGTTTGGTAGCAGACCAAGCTTTTTGCGGATATCCCGGGAGAGATGCATTATCTCCCAGTTCTCGTCGAGGAAAATCAAAACATCCGATGCAAGAAGGGAATCCAGGAGTTCATCAAAGGTTTCTACGGGCTCATATAGCTCAGGGTTCTTGGCGAGCTCCTTTCTGAGCGAGTAGAACCTGTAGCTTCCAGTTAGTTTGATATAGTTTCTTGCAAGCAGCTGAAAGGCAACCTCTCCGTATATCGTTGGCGTAATCGCGAGGATGTACTCACTGACCAGTCTCTCCATCAGTTCAGTTCCGCGTTTCTCCCCAAGCAGGTAGTCTATCCAGACGTTTGAATCAACCATCACCGGCTCTCTTGAGGATGTGCTCATGGTACGCCTCCTCCCAGTCTATGTCCCCGACATCCTTCAGCCCTCTAAGCGCTCCAGCGTATCTCTTAATGGCCTCTTTGGGGTCAGCTATGAGTATCTCCACCCTGGTTCCCTCAGGCAGGTCCACCTTATCGAGGGGCTTGAAGACCCCGTTCCTGTAAACCGCCCTGATCCCCACACCTATCACCTCAGGAATGTGTCAAACCTCGTGTACGGCGTTATCTCTCCTGCATAGTTGGTCAGCATCATCTCACGCACTTCCTTCGGGTCGTCGGTGTGGCCGAGAACCCACATGAGCTTGACGTAGGCCGTCTCTGGGAGCATGTCCTCGCACGGAATCACGCCGGCCTTTAGGAGTCTCCTTCCGGTGGAGTACACGTTGAGGTTCACCCTGCCGTAGAGGCACTGGCTCGTCATGCAGACGGCGACGCCTTCCTCCGTGGCGCGCTTTATAGAGTCGATGACGTATGTGGGCACGTGGCCGAGACCCGTTCCTTCGATGACCAGCCCCTTGTATCCCCTGTCAACGAAGAAATCGATTATCTCCGGCTGGATTCCCGGGAAGGCCTTGATGATGGCCACCTTCTCCTCCATCTCGTCGTCCACCCAGACCTCGCTCTCAGTTCTCCTGCGGTAGTCGTCCCTGAGGAACTCGATCCTACCTCCCGGCCATATCCTTGCGAGGGGAATGTCGTTTATGCTCCTGAACGCATCCCTCCTGCTCGTGTGCATCTTTCTGGCCTTGGTCCCGCGGTGGGCGAGGCAGTAGGTGTCGCTGGTCTCTCCGTGCATGACGATGGCCACCTCACCAAAGTCTGAAGTCGCCATCCGGACGGAGCAGATGAGGTTCATCGCCGCGTCGCTGCTCGGCCTGTCTGAGCTCCTCTGGGAACCCACGAGAATAACAGGCTTTCCGAGGTCGCGGAGCATGAAGCTGAGCGCCGAGGCGGTGTAGGCCATCGTGTCCGTTCCGTGGGCGATGACAACTCCATCTTCCCCGTTGTTGAGCATTCCGGCAACCTCGTGGGCTATCTTAACCCAGTACTCAGGGCGCATGTCCTCGCTCATTATGTTGAAGAGCAGCTTCGGCGTTATGTTCGCCACCTCGAATATCTCGGGGACGGCCTTGGCGAGCTCCTCGGCGGTGAAGGCCGCGTGAACAGCGCCCGTCTTGTAGTCAATCCTGCTCGCTATGGTTCCACCGGTTCCTATTATCGCGACACTTGGGAGGCCCGGCTTCTTGGGAAAGACCTCCTCGAACTCCAGCTCCTCCCTGGGGGCGGCCTTCTCGATCACCTCGACCTCCAGGATTTGATCCACGAGGATTCCGACGTTGTACCCGTTGTCGAGCTTCAGCGTGAGCGTTTCGCCGCTGGACAGCTCGTAGGGGTTCATGACAACGCCCTCATAGACGCTCGTGTTTCCATTCTCCTTTTCGATTATCCGGACGTGATCTCCGACTTCGAGGCCTTTCTCCTTCATAAACCTCTCAACTTTCCGCATAACTCTCCCTCCGCCCTAAGCTGATACAAACCCAATATAAACCTTCGGGCTGGACAGGTGACAAAAGCCGGCCACTATGATCGATAAATTTCGTCGAAATGACAACTATCTGGCCTCGATCTTAAACCTGGGTTCCTCTATCCACTCAGACCTGCACTTCGGACAGCGGGAGGGGATGTTTATCTCCGGCCGGAAGACGAAGCCGCACTTCCTGCACTCAGCTGGCTTTATGAGGAGTACCTTTCCCTCGCGCTTGAGGGTCCTCTGGATGGCCTTCAGATCCTCCAGCACGGTTTTCTTTGCCCCTCTGCCGCGGAGCTCAAGGCCCAGTACCAGCTCGCTCGGTGAGTAGTCCCGCTCCTCCAAAAGCTTTATTATTCTCTGCCTGCGAGTCATCATCGCGAGAAGCTTTGAACTGCGGGATATAAATCTTAGGGTGAGAGCATGATAACTGAAAAGGCTGCGAGGGTTCTTGAATCCCACAAACTCTGCGACCACTGTCTGGGCAGACTGTTCGCGGGGCTTGGGAAGGGCACCAATGAGGAGCGCGGGAAGGCGGTAAGGTTCGTCCTCAACATGGAGCGCTCCGCTAAAGATTTGCCCCCGGTTGAAGCACCCGAAACGTGCGAGCTGTGCGGCAACGTTTTCGAAAGGATTCCCGAACTCGTCGGAAGGATGGAGGAGGTCGCGGCTGGCGTCGAGTTTGAGACCTTCCTCGTCGGCTCCCGCTTCCCCGAGGAGGTTCGGGAGAACGAGAAAGCCCTATGGGGGGAGTTTGACATAGGGACCGCCGAGCCCATAAACCGCGAGTTCAACCGTGAGCTCGGTAAGGCCTTTGGGAAGGCAACGGGAAAGGATACTGCCAAGAACCCCGACGTGGTTTTCATCGTCGAGCCTTATTCCGGCAGAATAGAACTTCAGATAAACCCAATTTACGTCTACGGCCGCTACAGAAAGCTCGTGCGGGGCATTCCCCAGACGCCCCTTCCGGACTTTGACGAGAGCGTGGCCTCGATCATCTGCAGGGCATTCTCCAGTGCGAGCGGCGGGAAGTGCGTCTTCAAGGGGGCAGGAAGGGAGGACGTTGACGTCCGTATGCTCGGAAACGGCAGGCCCTTTATCGTCGAGATAAAGCTGCCGAAAAAACGGAAGCTCGACCTCGATGCAGTAAAGGGGGAGATAAACGCAAGCGGAAAGGTCGAGGTTCTTAATCTGCGCTTCGTTTCACCTAAAGAGGCCGAAGAGGTCCTCACACGGAATCACCGCAAGGAATACCTTGCGCTGGTTCTGGTCGAGGAGGGGGTAACCCCTGAGGAGGCCGAGGAAGCTGCCAGAAAGCTTAGGGGGCTTGAGATTCGTCAGAGAACCCCCTGGCGCGTGAGAAAGGCGAGAGCCGATAAAGTTCGCGTCCGGAGGGTTCACGAGGCGGAAGCGAGATGGCTCGACGGGAAGCACTTCGAGCTCCGTCTCGTCACCGACGGAGGCCTGTACATTAAGGAGCTCATATCCGGCGATAAGGGGCGCACGAAGCCCTCGGTGAGCGACCTGCTCGGAAAACCTGCCTGGTGCGAGAGGCTTGACGTGCTGAACATTCTCGACCACTGAAAACTTTATAAACGGTTCCCGCCGATTGGATAGCGGAGCCATAACAGGCTTAGTCTATACGCCGAAGAGGCGTGAAACTCTGAAAAATGTCTTTGCGTCTGTTGCGCGATGAGTAAAAACCCTGCGAGGTGATTGGAATGGTTAAGAAAGCACACAGCTTCAGAAGGAAGACCCGCGGCAAGCTCAGCAAGAAGCCGAGGAGGAGAGGTCTCCCGCCCCTCACCAGGTTCCTCCAGGAGTTCGAGGCTGGACAGAGGGTTCACATCGTCATAGAGCCGAGCTACCACAGGGGAATGCCCGACCCGAGGTTCCACGGAAGAACCGGAACCGTCGTCGGTAAGCGCGGCGATGCCTACGTCGTCCAGGTTAAGGACGGTGGCAAGGTCAAGACCTTCTTCATCCACCCGGTTCACCTCAGGGCTCAGAAGGGATGAGCATGATAGGGAGGAAGAAGCTCGAGGAGCGCTACCTCACGATATCCGAGACAAAGGAGCTCCTCGAGAGGCGCAAGGCTGAGGGCATGGTGGAGAACCCGGAGGAGCCCATGTTTTACGAGGCCAGGGTTAGCCTCGAGCACGCCGAGCGCTTCGCCAGGCTCAAGCCCGAACAGGTCGCCGAGCTGAAGGAGAAGCTCCTCGGCCTCTTTGAGTGGATAGATGAGAGGATAGCCGTGAAGCTCGTCGACTTTATGCCCGAGGACTACTTCGACATCCGCGTCCTCTTCGCCAAGGAGGACTACATGCCCACCAGGGAAGAGGCCGAGGAAATAATAAGACTCCTCGACGACTACCGTCCCGAGGAGTGACCCTCCTTTCCTTTTCTCTTAGACAAAGTATAAAAACTCCGGACGGGTATAATTTCTGGGGGAGAGACAATGGACAGGTACCGGAGACATTCTTACAGGGAAAGCCTCGACAAAAAGAGGCGGAATGTTGAGTATGAGGAGTACGCCTACGTGCTGGACTATCTACCCGAGGGCTACACAGATTTAAAGACCGGAAGAAGAACCGGCAAGCCTGTTGCCCAGGTTATAGGTGAAAAGGCTTTCACGCTGCTCGAGGTTGCCCCGAAGGAGGACCTCATGCTCTACGAGAGGGTCTTCATAGGCAAGGGACAGAGGGACAAGATACTCATGATCAACAAGAAGATTCACTTTGATGACCTCACCGCCACTGCCAAGGCCGAGCTCCCGTACGTGGTTGAGGAGATAATCAAAAACAACGAGGAGCACTTCGTGAAGTTCTTTAACATGGCCCCCCCAATAACCAACAGGCTCCACAGCCTCGAACTCCTGCCCGGCATCGGCAAGAAGCACATGTGGGAGATACTCGAAGAGCGCAAGAAGGAACCGTTCAAGGACTTTGAGGATCTGCGCCACCGTGTCAAGGGGCTTCCAGAGCCGGCAAAGATGATAGCCAGGAGAGTTGTCGATGAGATAGAGGGCAAGGACCGCTACCGCCTTTTCGTTGGCTCAAGGAGGATATTCAGGGTATGAGGGAGCGCCTCTTTTCTCTAATTTCAAAATACAACCTTAAGGCAAATTCTGACCTGGGACAGAACTTTCTGATAGTGCCGGATATAATCGAGCGCAACGTTGAACGGGCGGAACTGAGCGGGCGGGACACGGTCCTCGAGGTCGGCCCGGGTCTTGGGGTCCTCACAGACGCCCTGAGCCGGCACGCTGGTAAGGTGTACGCCATTGAAAAGGATCCCCGCCTCGTGGGGATTTTAAGGGTCGAATACGACTGGCCCAACGTTGAAATAATCGAGGGTGATGCCCTGAAGGTTGAGTTCCCTGCGTTCAACAAAATAGTCTCCAACCTGCCCTACCAGATTTCGTCCCCCATAACCTTCCGCTTTCTGAGGTATGATTTCGAGAGAGCCGTTCTTATCTACCAGCTGGAATTTGCCCGGAGGATGGTGGCGGAGCCGGGGGATAAAAACTACTCCCGTCTCTCGTTGATGGTTCGGGCGAAGGCTTACGCCGAGCTTGTGGAGCGCATCGGCAGGGGGGCCTTCTGGCCAAGGCCCAGGGTTGACTCCGCGGTCATCGTTCTTGAGCCAAAGCCAAGGGACGAGCGCATTGAACTTAACGAGGATCTGGTTAGGGCCCTCTTCCAGCACAGGAGAAGCACGGTTCTTTCCTCCTTGAAAAAGTCGCACCACATGCTGGGATTGAGTAAGGAGGATTTCAAACGGGTTCGCGGCATTCTTGCGGAGGTCCCCCACGCCGAAAAGAGGGTTTTTCAGTTGGCTCCCTCGGAAGTTAGGGACATCGAGGAATTTCTCTCTGCTGAGGGCGTCATGTGCTGATCACTCCCCAGGGCCGGCTCCGAACAGTGCTGTGTATAGGTCTCTAAGTTTCTGGTAATGGCCGTTCTCTATGTTTGAGAGCCATAGAAGGGTTGCTTTGGAGTTTTCATCCTCCGTTTTCTCAGCCAGGTACCGGTAAACGTCGTGGGCCAGTTTCTCTGTCCCCATCAGGTATTCAAGGATCTCCCGGAGGTTCCCATGATACACCAGGTCCCTCAGGCGCTCCTCGGACAGCTCCACCTCGAGGGGAGCAACGTTGACCTTTGGAGGCTCCTCGTCGGGAAACATCTCGTGGAACATCCTGAGAAGTGCTTCCGCATGCCCGAGACTCTCCTTGTAAAGCTGGAAGAACAGCTTGGAAACCCGCTCATCCCAGTTAACGTCGCGGCTGAGCTGATACAGCTTGTGGTACATCTCCGCCTCCATTACCTCCTGATCCATCCAGTACGCCATTAACGCCATGTAGTCCAGCTTTGAGATTTCTTCTAGTATTCTTTTGAACCTCTCCTTTTCAGCAGTTCGATAGTTGGGTTTTTCCATGCCCTTCCCCCATGTAACTGTTATTGCAGTAGGGCCGTTTATACTTTTTTGTCCATCGATTGATTTTTAAGCTGGGCCCGAGACTCCCAACCATGATAGTTGCCATCATCGACGGGTACACCGACGAGCCCGCGGGCCTGGGGGTACCGCCTTATATGGGAATCTACCCCCGCTACGCCTACGGCGCGATAAAGAAGGCCAGGAAAGATGCCCGCATCTTTTACCTGACGATAGACGACCTGAGGGCCACCTTCGAGGGCGAGAGGGGCGTGGCAACGAGGAACAAGACCCCCAACTTCTCCAAAACGCGCGAAATACTTGAGAAGGCCAGCCTCATCGTTTACATCGGCGGCCTTCACACGCCTGGTAAGTACCTATCCGCCGTTCCGTCCCAGGTCGAAGAGGTCGCGAGGTTTCTCAGGCCTTTTAGGGGGATCAAGGTTCTCGGCGGCCCGGCGTTCATGGGCTCCGCCCACGCCGGCGGGACGAGGATAACCTCCCGCGAGCTCCTCCTTGCCCAGTCGGTTTTTGATCACGTCGTTTACGGGGATTTAGAGGCGTTCCTATTCGACTACCTGAGGAACCCTAAAGACGCCGGCCCCATGAGGTTCAGGGATTATAGTGAATTACGCGATTATGCAATTATTGGGGCCGAGGTCGTGAAGCAGTTTCCCGATTTCCCGGACTTCGTGATAGCTGAGATAGAAACCCAGCGTGGCTGCCCCAAGGCGGTGGGCATAGGTGGCTGCTCCTTCTGCACCGAGCCTGTGCGCTACAGAAATGTTGAGAACAGGCCTATTGAGGACGTCGTTGCGGAGGTCGAGGCCCTTTACACCCTTGGGGTGAGGCACTTCCGGGTCGGCAGGCAGAGCTGCATATTCTCGTACATGGCCAGACCCAACGGAAGAGTTCCGGTACCTAATCCTGAGGCTCTGGAGAAGCTTTTCCGGGGTATTCGCTCCGTCGCGCCCGAGATTAAGACCCTCCACGTGGACAACGCAAACCCCGCAGTCATAGCCAACTACCCCGAGGAGAGCGTTAGGATAGCCAAGACGCTCATAAAGTACGGGACGCCGGGCAACGTCGTCGCCTTTGGCCTTGAGAGTGCCGACCCGAAGGTGGCAAAGCTCAACAACCTAAACGCCACCGCCGAGGAGACCTACGAGGCGGTGAGGATACTCAACGAAGTGGGAGCAAAGCGAGGCCCCAACGGAATGCCCTGGCTCCTGCCGGGGATAAACATAATCTTCGGCCTTCCAGGTGAGACGAAGAAGAGTTATCAGCTGACCTTCCAGTTCCTCAAGAAACTCCTCGACGACGGTCTGATGGTGAGGAGGATAAACATTCGCCAGGTCGTCGTCTTCCCCGGCACTCCACTCTGGCACATGAGGAACAGAGTCAAGACCGAAAAGCACGGGAAGCTCATTCAGCACTACCGGTACAAAATAAGGCACGAGATTGATTTGCCGATGCTCAAGCGCGTCGTTCCAGTCGGGACGGTTCTCAGAGAAGTTCGCTCGGAGGTATTTGAGAACGGTCTGACCTACGGCAGGCAAATTGGGAGCTATCCCCTCATCGTCGGCATTCCAAAGGAAGTTCCCCTCAACAGGTTCTACGACGTCCTCATCGTGGATCACGGGTTCAGGAGCATAACCGGGATTCCGATTCCGATAGATATCAACCGCGAAAGTCCCAAGGTTCTTCAGTACCTCCCCGGAATCGGCAAGAAGACCGCGGTGAAAATACTTTCAAAGAGGCCGTTCAAGAACAAGGACGAGTTTTTTAGCGTGGTTGGGGAGGATAAAAGGGAAATGCTCGAGGGAATTATCCGCCTGTGATGTTGATGGTCCTTGTCTCGTTCCCTTCCGGCCACTTGAAGCTTATTATGTTCTCTATGAGCACTACCTCCGCCCTGAGGGTCTCGTCGGTGGTTCCTTCGATGACGAGAACCCCCCTGCGGGGGGTGAATATTCTGTTCTCCTTCGCTCCCTCCGCGGGCCCGATGAGCAGCACCGCCAGGTGCCCCTCGTTTCCAATCTTGCCCCTGCCGAGGTCTACCTTGGTCCAGAAGTTCAGATATGTTTTTCTGTACCCCAGCTGGGTCTGGTTGAAGGCGTACTGCTTGGCCGTGACGTTGTCGTAGCCCATGTTGATGCCCTTCACGTAGTAGTTGGCCGCGAAGATGCTCGCCACGACTCCGGATATCTCCGAAACCGCGAGCGTCCTGTACCGGCAGTCCCCCACGTAGAGCTGTGGGTTGTCCTTGCAGTTGATGACCGATGGATCACCCATGACGATGGTGAACTGCTTGTAAACGCTCCTCAGGGTCAGGTTGAGATCAACCCCTGGGCTGCCGGTGATGTAGCTGTCCACGGTGATGTTGAAGAGTTTAGATCCCGCTGGGGGAGAGTTACCATCCTCTATGAGTTTCTGATATTCCTCCGCAGTCAGGGTATAGAACTGAGCTGATGGGGTGTAGATTATGATGTATCTGTCGGACGCTTTGGGGGTTCCTGGGTTCACCAGGCTGCCGAAGTTGTGGTATGAATACACCAGGTAGCTGATTGGAGCAACCACCAGAATGAGGGCAATGAGAATGACTGCGAGTTTCTTTTGATTCAACTTTAAAACCCCCAGAAGAGAGAATTAAAAGGGAAGGAAAGGCCTTCAGAGGCCAGCGAGGTACTCCATAAGGGCCTCGGCGGCCATCCTGGTCTCGTTCCTGGTGGCACCGGCGACGATGACGACGTCGTAGCCGCCAAGGGCGCCCTCGATGTACTCGATGTCGCCTGGGCTGTTCACCCAGTCGACCGTGCTGATGTTGTTCTCGACGAGGTACTTGGTGAGGCTGTTGGCAACCGGACCACCAACGAGGATGAGGTTGGCTCCCGGGTCCTCCATGCTGACCTCGTAGTCCATGACGGTTATCGGCGCGCTGACCGGCTTGAGGGTGATCTGGTCAGCGGTGGCGTGGATCTCACTGACGACGTAGTCGGTGTCGAGGACATCGTCGCCGACCTTGAGCTCCTTCTCGACGACCTTGCCCTCCTTCTCCTTGAGCCAGATGTGGGCATAGGCGACGACGAAGTCCTTGTCCTCCTTCTTACCGTCGCCGTTGATGTCGTAGTCGACCTTCTTCTCGTTGAGGGTCTTGAGCTGGAAGTGGTACCAGAGGTCGTAGGCACCGAAGATGTCGACCGGGTTGCCCTCGAGCTTGTCGAGGTTGGTGAGGGTGACGTTCTTGATGTAGTCGCCGTCGGTGGCGATGGTCATCTTCCACTTCTTGCCATCGTAGGTGATGGTGTCGCCGCTCTTGTAGTCCTTGACGTCGACCTGGGCGTCGATGCTGGCTATGAGGTGGCCGTCGATACCGACGAAGGTGTCCTTGAGGGTGAGTATAACGGCACCGTCGTTGAAGACGTCGACCGGGGTGTCCTTCTCGAGGATAACCTGGTTGCTCTCCTTGCCGGTGACGGCGTTCTTAACGACCGCAAGGGCCCTCTGGTCAATGATGCTTATGTCGAGGACGGTGACGACCCAGTCGGTACCCTCGATGGCCTGCGG belongs to Thermococcus camini and includes:
- a CDS encoding 50S ribosomal protein L21e gives rise to the protein MVKKAHSFRRKTRGKLSKKPRRRGLPPLTRFLQEFEAGQRVHIVIEPSYHRGMPDPRFHGRTGTVVGKRGDAYVVQVKDGGKVKTFFIHPVHLRAQKG
- the rsmA gene encoding 16S rRNA (adenine(1518)-N(6)/adenine(1519)-N(6))-dimethyltransferase RsmA; the encoded protein is MRERLFSLISKYNLKANSDLGQNFLIVPDIIERNVERAELSGRDTVLEVGPGLGVLTDALSRHAGKVYAIEKDPRLVGILRVEYDWPNVEIIEGDALKVEFPAFNKIVSNLPYQISSPITFRFLRYDFERAVLIYQLEFARRMVAEPGDKNYSRLSLMVRAKAYAELVERIGRGAFWPRPRVDSAVIVLEPKPRDERIELNEDLVRALFQHRRSTVLSSLKKSHHMLGLSKEDFKRVRGILAEVPHAEKRVFQLAPSEVRDIEEFLSAEGVMC
- a CDS encoding transcriptional regulator, whose protein sequence is MMTRRQRIIKLLEERDYSPSELVLGLELRGRGAKKTVLEDLKAIQRTLKREGKVLLIKPAECRKCGFVFRPEINIPSRCPKCRSEWIEEPRFKIEAR
- a CDS encoding radical SAM protein, yielding MIVAIIDGYTDEPAGLGVPPYMGIYPRYAYGAIKKARKDARIFYLTIDDLRATFEGERGVATRNKTPNFSKTREILEKASLIVYIGGLHTPGKYLSAVPSQVEEVARFLRPFRGIKVLGGPAFMGSAHAGGTRITSRELLLAQSVFDHVVYGDLEAFLFDYLRNPKDAGPMRFRDYSELRDYAIIGAEVVKQFPDFPDFVIAEIETQRGCPKAVGIGGCSFCTEPVRYRNVENRPIEDVVAEVEALYTLGVRHFRVGRQSCIFSYMARPNGRVPVPNPEALEKLFRGIRSVAPEIKTLHVDNANPAVIANYPEESVRIAKTLIKYGTPGNVVAFGLESADPKVAKLNNLNATAEETYEAVRILNEVGAKRGPNGMPWLLPGINIIFGLPGETKKSYQLTFQFLKKLLDDGLMVRRINIRQVVVFPGTPLWHMRNRVKTEKHGKLIQHYRYKIRHEIDLPMLKRVVPVGTVLREVRSEVFENGLTYGRQIGSYPLIVGIPKEVPLNRFYDVLIVDHGFRSITGIPIPIDINRESPKVLQYLPGIGKKTAVKILSKRPFKNKDEFFSVVGEDKREMLEGIIRL
- the gatE gene encoding Glu-tRNA(Gln) amidotransferase subunit GatE codes for the protein MTGKFNYEELGLKVGLEIHRQLDTRRLFSPVPSEMSDEVDFTFQRRLRPTISELGEIDPAALEEFKKGKTYIYEGNYRLADLVYMDEEPPHMPDEEALRVSLQISYLLNATPVDEVHFMRKIVIDGSNVSGFQRTAIIAMNGKVDTPWGSVGIPTICLEEDACRIVERGEKEVIYRLDRLGIPLVEISTTPDIHHPEQAKVVAKYIGDALRATRKVKRGLGTIRQDLNVSIRGGARVEIKGVQELDMIPVIIEREIERQVNLLKIREELRKRGVKPEDIREEFHDVTDIFENTGSKIIARTVKRGGKVLAIKLPKFRGLIGKEIQPGRRLGTEMADRAKKYVKGIFHIDELPNYGITELEVNAVIEKLGLGGEDAFVLVAAEEETAKNALREVLQRAREAIEGVPEETRRALPDGNTQYMRPLPGKARMYPETDIPPILLTAEMKDDVLANLPELPQERVDRYVKEYRIDRSLAETLVNDERDELFEELIARGIKPSLAASILVVVLKGLKKEAPIENITDEHIREAFDLYLGGKIAKEAFEEIFKELARNPEKSAAQVAEEKGLTLLSEEEVERIIDEVVQANIEVIKAKGMGAMGMVMGRAMAKLRGRADGKLVSSLVRKKIQELS
- a CDS encoding RNA polymerase Rpb4 family protein, whose product is MIGRKKLEERYLTISETKELLERRKAEGMVENPEEPMFYEARVSLEHAERFARLKPEQVAELKEKLLGLFEWIDERIAVKLVDFMPEDYFDIRVLFAKEDYMPTREEAEEIIRLLDDYRPEE
- a CDS encoding type II toxin-antitoxin system VapC family toxin, yielding MVDSNVWIDYLLGEKRGTELMERLVSEYILAITPTIYGEVAFQLLARNYIKLTGSYRFYSLRKELAKNPELYEPVETFDELLDSLLASDVLIFLDENWEIMHLSRDIRKKLGLLPNDSLIVSACEYYGIDKIATFDDDFLRTPLEVLR
- a CDS encoding ferritin-like domain-containing protein, which gives rise to MEKPNYRTAEKERFKRILEEISKLDYMALMAYWMDQEVMEAEMYHKLYQLSRDVNWDERVSKLFFQLYKESLGHAEALLRMFHEMFPDEEPPKVNVAPLEVELSEERLRDLVYHGNLREILEYLMGTEKLAHDVYRYLAEKTEDENSKATLLWLSNIENGHYQKLRDLYTALFGAGPGE
- the gatD gene encoding Glu-tRNA(Gln) amidotransferase subunit GatD; translated protein: MRKVERFMKEKGLEVGDHVRIIEKENGNTSVYEGVVMNPYELSSGETLTLKLDNGYNVGILVDQILEVEVIEKAAPREELEFEEVFPKKPGLPSVAIIGTGGTIASRIDYKTGAVHAAFTAEELAKAVPEIFEVANITPKLLFNIMSEDMRPEYWVKIAHEVAGMLNNGEDGVVIAHGTDTMAYTASALSFMLRDLGKPVILVGSQRSSDRPSSDAAMNLICSVRMATSDFGEVAIVMHGETSDTYCLAHRGTKARKMHTSRRDAFRSINDIPLARIWPGGRIEFLRDDYRRRTESEVWVDDEMEEKVAIIKAFPGIQPEIIDFFVDRGYKGLVIEGTGLGHVPTYVIDSIKRATEEGVAVCMTSQCLYGRVNLNVYSTGRRLLKAGVIPCEDMLPETAYVKLMWVLGHTDDPKEVREMMLTNYAGEITPYTRFDTFLR
- a CDS encoding DUF655 domain-containing protein, which translates into the protein MDRYRRHSYRESLDKKRRNVEYEEYAYVLDYLPEGYTDLKTGRRTGKPVAQVIGEKAFTLLEVAPKEDLMLYERVFIGKGQRDKILMINKKIHFDDLTATAKAELPYVVEEIIKNNEEHFVKFFNMAPPITNRLHSLELLPGIGKKHMWEILEERKKEPFKDFEDLRHRVKGLPEPAKMIARRVVDEIEGKDRYRLFVGSRRIFRV
- a CDS encoding tRNA pseudouridine(54/55) synthase Pus10, coding for MITEKAARVLESHKLCDHCLGRLFAGLGKGTNEERGKAVRFVLNMERSAKDLPPVEAPETCELCGNVFERIPELVGRMEEVAAGVEFETFLVGSRFPEEVRENEKALWGEFDIGTAEPINREFNRELGKAFGKATGKDTAKNPDVVFIVEPYSGRIELQINPIYVYGRYRKLVRGIPQTPLPDFDESVASIICRAFSSASGGKCVFKGAGREDVDVRMLGNGRPFIVEIKLPKKRKLDLDAVKGEINASGKVEVLNLRFVSPKEAEEVLTRNHRKEYLALVLVEEGVTPEEAEEAARKLRGLEIRQRTPWRVRKARADKVRVRRVHEAEARWLDGKHFELRLVTDGGLYIKELISGDKGRTKPSVSDLLGKPAWCERLDVLNILDH
- a CDS encoding antitoxin family protein produces the protein MGIRAVYRNGVFKPLDKVDLPEGTRVEILIADPKEAIKRYAGALRGLKDVGDIDWEEAYHEHILKRAGDG